The region ACCGTCTAAGTCCCTACCAACTGGCTCATACTGGCCAATAGCCCTCTAATCAGTTCATCACCGATTTCGCCATCCAGCGGACCTACTTGCCCAGCCACAGCTATCTCGGTGCCATTAACAGAACCAATGTCCGCCACATAGAGACCTTCGGCACGATCGCGGACGACTAACTGCAGATCGGGAACATCTTCATACGGATAGTCACCACCAGCGTGCATCAGACCCTGGCCAACGTGGTGTTCACTCATGGGGGCAGTCGTGGCCACACTGAGTTCTCCGTCCTCGTGTTCTTCTAGCTGGGCAAGGTAGTGTGACGGCACCTCGAGGCCGCTAACGCACTCCACAAAAGCAAGAACTCCATATCGGCCTATTCGAGCCATAGCAATTGGCGGTCTCCCACAGGTGTTTTCTAAGCGGCACCCCCACGGGTATTCGAGAATGCCCACCATCTCTGTTCGGGGGACGGTTGTGTATCCCTGTTCGCGATGAGTGGCTCCGTTACCAAGCAATCTGATGATCTGGATATCGCTGGCAAACGCTAGGTCGTTCCAGACGGCCTCTGCAAACTGCTCCTGACGTGCGACATTCCCGTGGTATCCAACTGACATATTCGCTTCTCTTCCCGGGTCTGCCTAGCGCAGTTTTGACATGCTATCTGGGTAGTTTGTACATACGGCGTCGACACCAACGCGTCTCATTCGGGGCATCTGCCAAGGCCAATTCACAAAATAAGCATAAGTAAAGAGTCCTCGCTTCTTGGCACTACGTACGACCCACTTCCAACACAAGTCAAATCTGAAACCGACACCCCAGAGATTTAACTCGCTACTCACTCGAAGGAACGTCAAGGGGTGGATACGATGGAGAAGAGCAAGATGTACTTCTTTATTTTCAGCCCTGATCTCACGGAGAACTTTGACACGGAAAGAGGAGAGAAAGAAATCGTCGTATGTGAGGCCGCTTTTGAGTAGTTTTGGTATATATGGAGCAACGAGCGTACCGGCTCCAGGCGACTTGACCTCAATGTTTATTTTCTTGAGACCCTTAATCTGGTCGATGACTTCGTCCAAAGTCATAATGGTCTGGCCGTTCTTAGTCTTCACCGACGTTAGACTTTTAAGAGTGTTTTCCTTAACCGTTAAGGAGCGTCCGGTGACGTGTCTTGTGTTACGGCCGTGAATGACGACAAGCCGATTGTCGGCTGTCTGTCTGACATCGAACTCGATGTAGTCAGCTGTGCTTTGGCTGGCATAGACAAAGGCATCACGCGAATTCTCAAGGGCGTGACCCTTAGCCCCACGGTGGCTGATAATTTGCATCACCAATAGTATAGCTTCAAATTGTTTACTTGCAATCTAGCCCAGACTATACTGACAGGTAAGAGACAACGACACGTCGCACGAAAGGACATGAGTAACAGATGGCTGATTTTAATCAAGTACTAACGCCAGGTGATATAGATCACGGCCTTGTTAACACTGTAATAGAGATCCCCGAGGGGTCACATCTTAAGGTTGAGTGGGACAGAAAGCGCGCTGCGTTCATGCTTGACCGCGTTGAACCAAACGTCTTTCCGAAACC is a window of Candidatus Saccharimonadales bacterium DNA encoding:
- a CDS encoding glycerophosphodiester phosphodiesterase; its protein translation is MQIISHRGAKGHALENSRDAFVYASQSTADYIEFDVRQTADNRLVVIHGRNTRHVTGRSLTVKENTLKSLTSVKTKNGQTIMTLDEVIDQIKGLKKINIEVKSPGAGTLVAPYIPKLLKSGLTYDDFFLSSFRVKVLREIRAENKEVHLALLHRIHPLTFLRVSSELNLWGVGFRFDLCWKWVVRSAKKRGLFTYAYFVNWPWQMPRMRRVGVDAVCTNYPDSMSKLR